The following are encoded in a window of Corythoichthys intestinalis isolate RoL2023-P3 chromosome 8, ASM3026506v1, whole genome shotgun sequence genomic DNA:
- the srp68 gene encoding signal recognition particle subunit SRP68, translating into MATLKQNEAKDSSLQENSPGGGIGLEILQIIKESQQLHGLRHGDYQRYRGYCSRRLRRLRKTLGFKMGNRHKFVGKKITAEMLSDNRYLLLVLMEAERAWSYAMQLKQEANTEPRKRFHLLARLRKAAKHSEKLEKLCESPSVDAKTKLEAQAYTAYLTGMVEFELQEWKRAMEAFNKCKTIYEKLASAFTEELEVLYRQRVDEISPNIRYCAYNIGDQNAINDLMQMRLTGGGGGMMAEKLESLITQARTKQAATMSEVEWRGRSVPVKIDKARIFLLGLADNEAAIAQAANEDTKEHLYETLLAECRDTIQAVREELKTEGKQRERGSDAENCKVSNMQFLHSYLSYIKLCTLVKRNESMAHTLQAKLKEPEGDENRRGPRPQDLIRLYDIILQSLAELSSLQGLEDDHTFQKEVSLKTLAYKAYRCFYIAQSYVLVKKWSEALVLYERVLKYAKEVQSKAKSMNNSLKDLPDVQELIAKVNAEKYSLQAAAILDTGETVDVATPQPVKDNRPLCDRLETFRLDPSLVGKHPNLVHFPPDFQPIPCKPLFFDLALNHVAFPALDDKVEQKVKGGLTGYIKGIFGFGS; encoded by the exons ATGGCCACACTCAAGCAAAACGAAGCAAAAGATTCTTCCTTGCAGGAAAATTCACCAGGCGGGGGAATTGGACTTGAAA TCTTGCAAATCATAAAAGAGTCCCAGCAGCTGCATGGTCTCAGACATGGAGACTACCAAAGATACAG GGGCTACTGTTCTCGTAGACTGCGTCGTCTACGCAAGACTCTTGGATTCAAGATGGGCAACCGGCACAAGTTCGTTGGAAAGAAAATAACTGCTGAAATGCTTTCAGACAACAG GTACTTGCTACTGGTTTTGATGGAAGCGGAGCGTGCATGGAGTTATGCCATGCAATTGAAGCAGGAGGCCAACACGGAGCCACGTAAGCGTTTCCACCTGCTGGCCCGGCTCCGTAAAGCCGCCAAGCACAGTGAAAAGCTGGAGAAGCTGTGTGAGAGCCCATCGGTTGATGCCAAGACTAAACTGGAAGCACAG gccTACACCGCATACCTGACTGGGATGGTagagtttgaactgcaggagtggAAGCGTGCCATGGAGGCCTTCAACAAGTGCAA GACCATCTATGAGAAGCTGGCGAGTGCATTCACTGAGGAACTGGAAGTGCTGTATCGCCAGCGTGTGGATGAGATATCGCCTAACATTCGATACTGTGCTTACAATATAG GTGACCAGAATGCCATCAATGACTTGATGCAGATGAGACTTACAGGAGGAGGTGGAGGCATGATGGCGGAGAAGCTAGAA AGCCTCATCACTCaggcaagaaccaagcaggcagCTACCATGAGTGAAGTGGAGTGGCGTGGAAGGAGTGTGCCTGTTAAGATTGACAAGGCCCGCATCTTTCTGTTGGGTCTCGCTGACAATGAGGCTGCCATTGCTCAG GCAGCTAATGAAGATACCAAAGAGCATTTGTATGAGACTCTGCTGGCCGAGTGCCGCGACACCATCCAAGCGGTGCGAGAAGAGCTCAAGACCGAGGGG AAGCAGCGAGAGAGGGGCTCTGATGCAGAGAATTGCAAAGTGTCCAACATGCAGTTCCTGCACAg CTACCTGAGTTACATCAAGCTTTGCACGTTGGTGAAGAGGAACGAGAGCATGGCGCACACGCTGCAGGCCAAGTTGAAGGAGCCTGAAGGGGATGAGAACCGGAGGGGGCCCCGACCACAGGACCTCATCCGCCTATATGACATCATTCTGCAG AGTTTGGCTGAACTCTCTTCCCTGCAAGGCCTGGAGGACGACCACACCTTCCAGAAAGAGGTGTCCCTTAAAACACTGGCTTACAAAGCCTACAG GTGTTTTTATATTGCCCAGTCTTATGTTCTGGTGAAAAAGTGGAGTGAGGCTCTCGTGCTCTATGAGAGGGTGCTCAAGTATGCCAAAGAGGTGCAGTCTAAGGCCAAGAGCATGAACAATAGCCTTAAG GATCTCCCCGATGTTCAGGAGCTCATTGCAAAAGTCAATGCAGAAAAATATTCCCTTCaagcagccgccattttag ACACTGGTGAGACCGTTGACGTTGCCactccacagcctgtcaaagacAACAGG CCTCTGTGCGACCGCTTGGAAACATTCCGCCTTGACCCGTCCCTTGTGGGGAAGCATCCCAATCTGGTCCACTTCCCGCCCGACTTTCAGCCCATCCCATGCAAGCCTCTGTTCTTTGATCTGGCTCTCAACCACGTGGCCTTCCCGGCCCTGGATGACAAGGTGGAGCAGAAAGTGAAGGGCGGTCTGACCGGCTACATCAAGGGCATCTTTGGATTCGGCAGCTAA